The region ATTTTCTGTTTCCCCCGAGAACAGGGCGAGTAGGCAGTATCGGAAGATATGGCGGTCATAATCTTCAACTGATTCCAGAATCCCTTCTTGGATCTTTTTAAAAAGTTCCATAACCTGCTTGATATGGAATTGGTAAGTTTTAGCCAACTCTTTGGTAGATAGCTGGTTGAATTTTCGTTCAAAAAACAACTTTTGATATTTTTCAAGGACGTTATTTTCTTCGTCCATAATCCGTTGTTCATTTTCTTTTTTAGTTCTTCTGGAACCGGCTGGAATTTTTTGTAAGCACGTTGGCGGCAGAATTTTTATTGGTGTGTGTGAAGAGAGTCTAAGTAATAATTCTGGCAGGGCAAAAAAATGTAAATCTTCATTGAAAACGGTTGTTTGTGATTGAAACAGATCATTTCGCAAAATAGTAATAAGCGGGTAAAATGGGTTTTGTAGCATATCTAAAACAAATGAGCAGGGGGATGGCCTTTCTGTGGAGTCTTGGTTGACAACTGCAAATACACACTCTGGGTTATCTTCAAATTCGGTGATGATCGTCTGGGTGGTCTGTTCTGAAAGTTCAATTCTCCCATCAATAATAACGGTTAGTCCTGTAGGGTGCCGAGTGACTTCTTTCTGCAAGGCTTTTTCAAGAGCTTTAGTTGAGTCCTCTTGTTTTTCGAAGATAAAAAGATCTAGGCGGTTTGTTTCCTTACAAATTCTTTCTAACATTAAAATAGATCGGTCTGGAAGCGCTGCTGCTGCAATTGTCAAACGATTATTTTCAATTTTGTTTAGTAAATCTCGTATGAAGGGCTCAGGAAGATATATTCCGGGGGGACTAATCAATATATATGAAAGTTGAGTTGCTTTCTCTGTCATTTTAGGTCTTCCATCTTAGTTAGAGTATGCTTACAGCTATATTATGGCTTAGCCTGTTTATAGTCTTTTAAACAGGAATAGGTTTTGTTGTTTAGAGATCATGAATAAAACGTTCTGGAAAGTCTTACCGTTTAAGATAATAAATTGTTTTAGTCCCTATAATCCCGATTTTCACAAAAAACACTTACTGATTTGCATACCTGCATGGTCTGATCTTTAGTCATTTCCGCATATATGGGCAGGGATAAAATTGATTCCTGCATTGCGTAAGCAACAGGAAAATCAGCGTGAACATGATGGTAATGAGCGTATGCGTCCATAAACGGGAGAGCCACAGGGTAATGGATCCCTGTTGCAATTCCGTTGTCAGAAAGGAACTCTCGTAAAGGGGAACGGTTAGCGTAGCGCACCACGTACAGATGGTATACATGCCCTGCCCAGCTATGGCATTCGGGCAGGATAAGTCCTTCGAGTCCACTTAATTCACGTTCATATATTGCGGCAACAGCGCGACGTTGCGCTGTCCAGTGATTCAGGTATTTGAGTTTAACGGAAAGGACAGCCGCTTGCAGGCCGTCCAGACGGGAATTCACCCCTTCGAACTGATGATCGTATTTATCTTTACGTCCATGATTGGCGAACTTACGAATGTATTCGGCCAAATCTGCATTGTCGGTTACAACTGCCCCGGCATCTCCGTAAGCTCCTAGATTTTTCCCGGGATAAAAACTGTAGCAGACACAATCCCCGAATTTTGAAAGTGGACGCCCGTCAATAGTTGCACCGTGAGCCTGAGCTGCGTCCTGAACCACATACAGACCCTTTTTACGGGCAATTGAATCAATGGCGTTCATATCTGCAGGGTGACCATAAAGATGTACAGGGATTACGGCCTTGGAGGCCGGACAAATCTTTTTCAGCAGGTCTTCTACACTCATAGTTCCTGTTGTCGGATCAACATCAACAAAAATCGGTTTTGCCCCGGTCATGGTCACAGCTTCTCCTGTGGCGATGAAAGTCATTGCCGGAACAAGGACTTCATCTCCAGCTCCGATCCCTAATCCTTTCAACGCGACGAAAAGAGCATCTGTCCCATTGCCCACCCCTATACAGAATTTAGCTGAGCAAAATAGGGCAAATTCTTCTTCAAATGCATGTGCAAATGGGCCATTGATAAAAGCACCTTTCTCTATTACCTGCTTCATAGCCGTATCAATTTTCTGCTGCAAGTTGCAATACTGTTTTTTCAAATCTGCAAAAGGGATAGCCATTAACATCCCCCCAGTCTGCAGCGTTTTGGTTGAAAACGGAGCGTGACTTCCCGGCCTGTTTCAATGGATTCGTAAATAGCATTGATTAGTTCCAAAGACTTCCGTCCTTCAAGACCATCGACGAGAGAAGGACTCCCCTGTTCTATACAATTTACAACGTGTTCAAGGTAGGAAAGATGTCCGAATCCATATACATCGGGAGGATTTGTCTTGTAGAGGGTAAGGGCTTCTTCATCTCCCTCTACTGGTGTTTCAAAATTCCAAA is a window of Desulfovibrio sp. UCD-KL4C DNA encoding:
- a CDS encoding DegT/DnrJ/EryC1/StrS aminotransferase family protein; its protein translation is MAIPFADLKKQYCNLQQKIDTAMKQVIEKGAFINGPFAHAFEEEFALFCSAKFCIGVGNGTDALFVALKGLGIGAGDEVLVPAMTFIATGEAVTMTGAKPIFVDVDPTTGTMSVEDLLKKICPASKAVIPVHLYGHPADMNAIDSIARKKGLYVVQDAAQAHGATIDGRPLSKFGDCVCYSFYPGKNLGAYGDAGAVVTDNADLAEYIRKFANHGRKDKYDHQFEGVNSRLDGLQAAVLSVKLKYLNHWTAQRRAVAAIYERELSGLEGLILPECHSWAGHVYHLYVVRYANRSPLREFLSDNGIATGIHYPVALPFMDAYAHYHHVHADFPVAYAMQESILSLPIYAEMTKDQTMQVCKSVSVFCENRDYRD